The window AAAATGTTGTACTCCTGCCTCCAACGTTCGATCAAGACCTTTGCCTCACCGAGCGTGTAGAAGATCTCCCGGCCGAGCCGCTCCGTGGATGATTCAACCAAAGCCAGAGACCAGCTCCCCTACCTCGAATCGATAGATTACGGAGGCATCCTGGCAATCGAGGAACTCACAGAGTTCGTCGAGTCGCCTCACTCGGTCCTTGAGATCGCGTGGAATGTCGCGCCGAGCCGCGAAGTTCCGAGCACAGAACCGCGAACCTGGCGGAATCCCCTGAGTAATGGATCGCAGGAGGTCGTGGAATTGGTCCTCGGTCATCCAACAGCTCACGTCCGACAAGGACCATTTGACCGGTGTCGTGATCCGAGCTCTTGCAACGAAGTCGCGCAGATCCCCACATTGAACTTCGAGGCGATCGAGACCCTTCTTCGCCTGCTCGAAGCCTACAGGACCAAGATATGGAGGCAGCGGACTTCCAGGCGTGAGGCCGCCGTCGTACACGAGCCTCAGGACGTAGCTCTCCCGCACCAGGTTAAACGAGGCGAACTCGATCAGCCGGCGAACCAGGTAGGCACCCACGCTCCCGTCGGTTGAGCGAAGAAAACTCGGATCCTGGGCAAGCGGGTAGATCACCAGCGGGTGAAAGAAGAGCTTCCACCAGACGAGGCCGCGATCTACGTGATCTCGATGAGCATCGAGCAGGGCTTGCTGCGCCTCCAGGGATGTCGCCTGGAAGAACGGCTCTGCCCAGTCCATGAACCCAAGAGCCTTGATCCCCCGCATGAATCGAATCATGGCGGTCTCCGTGCGGCCTGCGAAGAAGACTCCAGCTTCGATCAGACCTCGACGATTGTCCCAGTACTTGCGAGCGCTTCTGGAGAGCGACTGACGAACCATCCGATATTGATCGAGCCGGTCCGGCGCATCGGAGACCCCAAGGAAACCTTGAAAGCCCTCCAGGTCGAACGCATCCATCACGGCGGCTTTGAGTTCCAGATTGAAGACCTGCTCGGGGCGGCGATCGATTGCGACGAGTCGCTTCGGACCCGCCGTGAGGAGGCTCAACGCGCGTCCGCCGCCCGCTGCAACTGCGACGACGGTGTCGTCCCCCGTGATCTCGAGGGCCGTCAGCTCCGATCGCGTGTCCTCATTGTCGGCGCTGTAGAGCGGCCGGCATCGGTACCCATCCATCATGGCGTTGGAGCCCCTTTGCGCAGCCGCTCGACCAACCGGTACAGGTCTTCGCCCGAGCGTTCGAGCCTCATCGTCGCGAACACTGAATCTGCGATCTGGGGGTCGTCCTCGATCTTCTTGAAGATCACTTCCGTGGCGGCGTCTCGCCCGCGTTGTCGCACCCACATCCGGGCCGGCTTCAGGATGCCGTTCTCCTCTTCGATTTCGTTTGCGGCGAACTCGAGGGATTTGATGGGCTCACCTGAACCGGCCTTGAACAGATCGAGGCGCAGTAGAGCCAGGCGGTCCCGTTCCACGGTTGCGATCACCTTGGCGTATTGGGAGTCGTCGGGTGTGCTTGCCTCCACGACGAATGCGCGTTTGCCCTGCTCGATCGTATCCGGAAGCCGCCGAAGCTCGTATCGGCGCCAGTCATGGTGCTCGAGGTCCTCGAACGAGAGGTCGCTTCCGTAGAAGGAATCAC is drawn from bacterium and contains these coding sequences:
- a CDS encoding DUF3419 family protein — translated: MMDGYRCRPLYSADNEDTRSELTALEITGDDTVVAVAAGGGRALSLLTAGPKRLVAIDRRPEQVFNLELKAAVMDAFDLEGFQGFLGVSDAPDRLDQYRMVRQSLSRSARKYWDNRRGLIEAGVFFAGRTETAMIRFMRGIKALGFMDWAEPFFQATSLEAQQALLDAHRDHVDRGLVWWKLFFHPLVIYPLAQDPSFLRSTDGSVGAYLVRRLIEFASFNLVRESYVLRLVYDGGLTPGSPLPPYLGPVGFEQAKKGLDRLEVQCGDLRDFVARARITTPVKWSLSDVSCWMTEDQFHDLLRSITQGIPPGSRFCARNFAARRDIPRDLKDRVRRLDELCEFLDCQDASVIYRFEVGELVSGFG
- a CDS encoding outer membrane lipoprotein-sorting protein, giving the protein MKRAIVSLLGFLAMWSTASAEPDVLEDVVDPSPHQIVQAAFDRMFNYPSVRSVTLRIHRHGDRVTYRSFDVVYKKIDGRGRTLLRFTEPPYLRGNTLLIIEEDDGRNDTWIYQRELRRPRRVLAGHKGDSFYGSDLSFEDLEHHDWRRYELRRLPDTIEQGKRAFVVEASTPDDSQYAKVIATVERDRLALLRLDLFKAGSGEPIKSLEFAANEIEEENGILKPARMWVRQRGRDAATEVIFKKIEDDPQIADSVFATMRLERSGEDLYRLVERLRKGAPTP